AGCACTAGCCCCACAAAACAAAGAGCCCCATGAGGATCCCCCAAATctaagaaaaacataaatttaggaagaaaataaacagaaacGTTTTAATGAGATGACAAGCAACCCCTTGCAAACAAATAACACTCTAATGAGATGTTTCTGTACAAGCTGACCCAAACAACAACAAGGAAAAGATGTCGTGTCTTGGGGAATCGCTCGTGACTTAGGGGATATAAAAACTCCAGGGCACAAGGCAATGCTCAGACTCCAGTAGCTCCCTCCCTGCAGCTTACAGATTTATAGAAAGAAGTAGGTCCAAGATGTCTGGCAGCTGCTGTTCCGGGACTTGCACCACAGTGCCAGCCATCTCTATCTGCCCAACAGATGTGAGCTGTGGTAGTTCCACCATCTGCCTGACTACTTCCTGCCCAAGTCCAACATGGCAACTTATTAGCTGTGAAGACCCATGCAGCACATCTCCAAGCTGTGCCCCGAGTTGCTGTGAATCCTCTTGCTGTGAGCCCACTTGCTGCCAGCCAGTATGCTGTGAGCCCACTCCTTGTGAATCCTCTTGCTGTGAGCCCAGTTGCTGCGAGCCCATCTGCTCTGTGCCTACTTGTTGCCAACCAGTCTGCTCTGTATCAGCTTGCTGTCAGCCTGTTTGCTGTGAAACCAGTTCTTGTGTGCCATCTTGCACGGTGCCCACTTGCTGCCAACCTGTCTGCTCTGTGCCTGCTTGTTGTCCACCCGTTTGCTCTGAGTCCAGTTGCTGCCAGCCAGCTTCCTGTGTGACACTGGTCTGTGAACCTGTCTGCTACCGTACCATCTGCTGCCTACCCAGTCCCTGTGAACCAGCCTGCCCAGTCCAAGAGCCTTCCTGTTGCATTCCCAGTGTCTGCCCAACAGCCTGCTATCAATCCACCTCTTGCCAACAGAGCGTCTGCCTGCCCAGTCCATGCCAGCCATCTTGTTACGTAGTAAAACGCTGCCAGTCAGTTGGCTGTGAACCCATTTCCTGCAAACCAGCTTGTGTGTCTTCCTGCTGCCAACCACTCTGCTGCCGACCAGGATCTTCGGCTTCTGTCGTCTGCCGGCCAGCTTGCTCTCGACCCACTTTCTACGTGCCCAGTTCCTGTAGGCCACCTTGCATCGCATCCATTTCCTACCGACCAGCTTGTTACCGTCCCATCTGTTCCTCTCCTCTCGGTTGCAAACAACCGTacttgacttctttttcttatcgTCCAACTTGCTACCGCTCACCCTACTCGCTACCCTTTCTGCGCAGGCCAACCTGTGTCACCTCCATTGCTTCTCGGCCGGCATGCTGTCAGCCAGTCTGCTCTGAGCCTAGTTCCCCATGTAAGCCCACTTGTGAAAAGTCTACTTCTAGCCAGCCAGATGGTTCTGAGTCCACTCCCTGCAAGCAATCTGTCTCAGCGGCTAGTCCTTGTGAGCCGACAAGCTCCGGGACTGCTCCCTGCACACCCAGCAGCCCAACCACCAGCGAAACAACTGCTGTCAAAGTAGAGGATGGAAAATCATCTGGCTGCTGTTCCAGAAACTGTAGATCCAGGCATTAGGAATACAAGACATGGCTATGAAGAAGAAAAACCTCCAACCCCACCAGGTTCAGAGGAGTAGTTAGTACATGTTTGAACCCCTTTCCATCACTCACTCCACGCTGCTTGTACTACAATAGCTCTATCTGAAATAATTCAACCATAATCTAGGACCGTTAAGATATAGACCCACTTAGGCACAGAGAAAATGGCACATAGTATCCTTTTCACAGGCCAATATCACACGATGAAGAGGTGAATGATGCTTCTTGTTTCCTGCTCCATCCCCTTTCATTTCAGAAGCTTCTTCCAGTTCTCTCTTGAAACCTGTTTCCTTGTCTTTCTCATCCGTGATATACTTTTAGATGTgagaaatattttctcatcttcaaataAAATCAGACAGATGTTACTCTCATTTTTTCAGtccttttttcagttgtgtccaaatctttatgaccctatttgggttcccccccccccattttttattgtcatgcaaaacacacttccatattgttcataagAACAAGGTCATAcataaactccaaaataaaaccaaagaaagaTATAGTGATGTGAAAgaagactccaacagttcttatGGATAGCattcctatttgaggttttcttggcaaagatactagtttgccatttccctctccagctcattttacagatgaggaaattgaggcaaacagggtgaagtgatttgcccagagtcatccagttagtaaatgtctgaggctggatttgaacccatctcttccTGAAACAAGACTtgggaactctatccattgtaccatctagttgccttaCTCTCATTACTGATCACTCGCTCTGATGCACTTATCgttattttttttaccttgaatGGGCTTATATAAGTGGAAAGGGCAAGGGCTTTGGATAGGACTTTGTACAATAAAATGCTAGTAGAGGGAATAAGGAAGTTCCATTAGGCATGGACTGTAGGAGAATAAAGatcaaatatttcctttcctgggAAACACTtaacctccctccccccaaactcccaaccttatcttctgccttagaatcaatcccaGGCAccagatccaaggcagaaaagtggtaaggattaAGCTATGGGTGCCCAAGCcgcacagttaggaagcatctgaagctagatttgaggCGAGGATTTCATGTGtacaggtttggctctctatcctctgagcctcCTACCTGCCCTGAAAACATTCTTCATAAGAAgtccatatatttattattaagatATAATgatggggccagctgggtggctcagtggatggagagccacgcctagagttaggaggtcctgggttcaaatctgacagacatttcctagctgcgtgaccctgggcaagtcacttaacccccattgcctagctcttagggctcttctgccttggaaccaatacataatattgattctaagatggaaggtaaaggtttttagataaaaacaaaacaaaacacgaTATACTGACACAGAGGACAAAGTGCTGGATTTTgagttaggaagtcctggattcaaatcttgtctcatatAATATCTGTATGACAATGGTTGGTCGTACCATTCTTTGAGGCTTAGTCTCCTATCTGTTgaatgatggggttggactagatggatttCCAGTTCTAAAAGTAGCATTTAATAACAGCTGACATCCATATAGCACATTATTTGTGGACATTATGTAGCCCAAGCCtcataaaaattgttttgatatgGGCATGATAGATATGATTACCCCAATTTCCATAGCTAGAGAAACTCCAGGCtaaaggaattaaatgacttgctcatggtcacacagctaggcactGTTAAAGTCAGGATCTGAACCCGAATTCTCCTGACCCTACATCTAGGAAGCTGCTATactgtattgtttctaagaagaGCTCTCCCTTTGCCCTAAGGCACATATGCATTATCAAAGCTCTTTCTATGTCTTCAATTCAACTCAAGAAATTttattaaggggcagctaagtggctcagtggatagaaagtcaggcctgaagacaaggaagtcctgtgttccaatctgacctcacacccttcttagctatgtgaccctgggcaaattgcttaaccccaattgcctagcccttaccactcttctgccttggaattgatactattCTAAGatggtaatggttaaaaaaattattgaatatctGCTATGAGTAAGGGTTGTGCTATATTCTGGGGATTTAAAGACAGTTTTGAAGTTTACCTTCTCTTGAGACATAGAGTacatagagagagaaatagtcttaagataatatgggtgggaaaTAAACATTAAGAACTGGGATCAAGTtcggtggtacagtggagagagggctAGATCTGGCCTTgagaagatccgagttcaaatgtggcttcagacatttaactagttgtgtaatcttgggcaaatcacttaaacttctgtctgcctcagtttccacacctgtaaaatgatgataataatagcatcttcttgCCACAGTTATTGTGAGAACAGATTGAGAGATTTTtatagtactttgcaaacttgCTGATGCCGCTTCTATCACTACTATTATAGCACCTGAGCTGATTCTTGAAAGGAGTTTTGAGGCAgtgatgagaaagaaggaaaatccaAGTTTGAGGGAAGCTTGTGGAAAGGCAAGAGACAGCTTAACAGTCATGCTTGACTGTGATGATGTAGAGTGTATACAGGGGAAGGATGGGggaagtaagggttaaaagatAGGTTGGGAATACAGAAGTATCTTTTGCACAATAATAAaagtataatccagatcaaattgcttacagtCTCTAAGAGGGGATAGGGAAAAGTGGAagggggagacaatttggatcttatgat
The window above is part of the Gracilinanus agilis isolate LMUSP501 chromosome 4, AgileGrace, whole genome shotgun sequence genome. Proteins encoded here:
- the LOC123247637 gene encoding keratin-associated protein 16-1, whose amino-acid sequence is MSGSCCSGTCTTVPAISICPTDVSCGSSTICLTTSCPSPTWQLISCEDPCSTSPSCAPSCCESSCCEPTCCQPVCCEPTPCESSCCEPSCCEPICSVPTCCQPVCSVSACCQPVCCETSSCVPSCTVPTCCQPVCSVPACCPPVCSESSCCQPASCVTLVCEPVCYRTICCLPSPCEPACPVQEPSCCIPSVCPTACYQSTSCQQSVCLPSPCQPSCYVVKRCQSVGCEPISCKPACVSSCCQPLCCRPGSSASVVCRPACSRPTFYVPSSCRPPCIASISYRPACYRPICSSPLGCKQPYLTSFSYRPTCYRSPYSLPFLRRPTCVTSIASRPACCQPVCSEPSSPCKPTCEKSTSSQPDGSESTPCKQSVSAASPCEPTSSGTAPCTPSSPTTSETTAVKVEDGKSSGCCSRNCRSRH